Proteins encoded in a region of the Desulfovibrio sp. genome:
- a CDS encoding AzlD domain-containing protein has product MSQTGWFSANSALLLCLLGSVVVTLLPKILPVTFLKGDSLPPLLRHWLSFVPVAVMAALVGPDVFFYEGHFNAGPSNLFLMVSLPALLVAWWTKNYFLTIAFGLALVILARFTGLY; this is encoded by the coding sequence ATGAGCCAGACCGGATGGTTCAGCGCCAACAGCGCGTTGCTGCTCTGCCTGCTGGGCAGCGTTGTGGTTACCCTGCTGCCCAAGATTCTGCCCGTCACCTTTTTAAAGGGCGACAGCCTGCCCCCGCTGCTGCGGCACTGGCTCTCGTTTGTGCCGGTGGCCGTCATGGCAGCTCTGGTGGGGCCAGATGTGTTCTTTTATGAAGGGCACTTCAATGCCGGGCCGTCCAACCTTTTTCTGATGGTTTCCCTGCCTGCCCTGCTGGTGGCATGGTGGACAAAAAACTATTTTCTCACCATTGCCTTTGGTCTGGCGCTGGTGATTCTGGCCCGCTTTACAGGGTTATACTGA
- a CDS encoding phosphatidate cytidylyltransferase: MPIDPSTQSIDIRRIFTGIALAAVLLLVLWLRGLPLLFVILLVCALGLWEFYSLFWGPTGRVPSRVCAIVLGWGMICLTWMHRPQDALVFLGAGFVLASMSFLFRWDVIEDDNAFASSGIFMAGLAYVPLLLLPATYLSTTKLIFVIAAVAISDTSAYFVGTRFGHHKLWPRVSPKKSSEGAVGSLVGCVIFCAIYGEIYGKTGWFSFALLGIAINAFAQLGDLFESALKRSVNIKDSGNLLPGHGGILDRADSLLFAMPMVAVVDQWFFFF, encoded by the coding sequence ATGCCCATTGATCCTTCAACACAGTCCATCGACATTCGCCGCATCTTTACCGGTATTGCCCTTGCAGCGGTCTTGTTGCTGGTACTCTGGCTCAGGGGCCTGCCCCTTCTGTTCGTCATTCTGCTGGTCTGCGCCCTTGGCTTGTGGGAATTTTACTCGCTGTTCTGGGGACCCACGGGCCGCGTGCCCAGCCGCGTCTGCGCCATCGTGCTTGGCTGGGGCATGATCTGCCTCACCTGGATGCACAGACCGCAGGACGCACTGGTCTTTCTGGGCGCGGGTTTTGTGCTGGCATCCATGAGTTTTCTTTTCAGGTGGGACGTTATCGAGGACGACAATGCCTTTGCCTCCAGCGGCATCTTTATGGCAGGCCTGGCCTATGTGCCTCTGCTGCTGTTGCCGGCCACCTATCTTTCCACCACCAAGCTCATCTTTGTCATTGCCGCCGTGGCCATTTCTGACACATCGGCCTACTTTGTGGGCACGCGCTTTGGTCACCACAAGCTGTGGCCCCGCGTAAGCCCCAAAAAGAGCTCTGAGGGCGCGGTGGGCAGCCTTGTGGGTTGCGTAATTTTTTGTGCCATTTACGGCGAAATCTACGGCAAGACAGGCTGGTTCTCTTTTGCGCTGCTGGGCATTGCCATCAACGCATTTGCCCAGCTGGGCGACCTTTTTGAATCGGCACTCAAGCGCTCGGTCAACATCAAGGACTCCGGAAACCTGTTGCCCGGTCACGGTGGCATCCTTGACAGGGCGGACAGCCTGCTGTTTGCCATGCCCATGGTGGCCGTTGTGGACCAGTGGTTCTTTTTCTTTTAG
- a CDS encoding isoprenyl transferase produces the protein MTDHPDKLPTHLAIIMDGNGRWAQARGLPREAGHRAGAETVRAIVTECRSLGIRHLTLYTFSSENWNRPKTEISALFSLLMEFLSREVPRMVDQGITMRVLGDLDSMPLAQRTALRHAIKRTEGGKDMVLNLALNYGGRGEIVRAVQNMLREGLRPENVTEQTLADHLYTTGQPDPDLLVRTSGEQRLSNYLLYQCAYSELYFTPVPWPDFDAAQLRMALDAYAARSRRFGKTQEQIDAH, from the coding sequence ATGACGGATCATCCAGACAAGCTGCCCACCCATCTTGCCATCATCATGGACGGCAACGGCAGGTGGGCCCAGGCACGAGGCCTGCCCCGCGAAGCGGGACACCGTGCAGGTGCCGAAACAGTGCGCGCCATCGTGACCGAATGCCGGTCGCTGGGCATACGCCACCTCACTCTCTACACCTTTTCCAGCGAAAACTGGAACCGCCCCAAGACCGAGATCAGCGCCCTGTTCAGCCTTTTGATGGAATTTCTGAGCCGCGAGGTTCCGCGCATGGTAGATCAAGGCATTACCATGCGGGTGCTGGGCGACCTGGACTCCATGCCCCTTGCCCAGCGCACAGCCCTACGCCACGCCATCAAACGTACCGAGGGCGGCAAGGACATGGTGCTCAACCTTGCGCTCAACTACGGCGGCAGGGGCGAGATTGTACGCGCCGTGCAAAACATGCTGCGCGAAGGTCTGCGGCCTGAAAACGTGACCGAGCAGACCCTGGCCGACCATCTGTACACAACCGGACAACCGGACCCCGACCTGCTTGTCCGCACCAGCGGCGAGCAGCGCCTGAGCAACTACCTGCTCTACCAGTGCGCCTACAGCGAGCTGTATTTCACGCCCGTGCCATGGCCGGACTTCGATGCCGCGCAACTGCGCATGGCACTTGATGCCTATGCTGCCCGTTCGCGCCGCTTCGGCAAAACACAGGAGCAAATTGATGCCCATTGA
- the frr gene encoding ribosome recycling factor, protein MDIDSILLDAEERMEKAVTAQERDFSKLRTGRASTALVDGIKADYYGTPTPISQMASVSVPDSRTVAIQPWDKGGISIIEKAILKSDLGLTPVNDGKLIRIMLPPLTEDRRKELVKVARKYTEEAKVAVRNVRRDANDSLKKLEKDKAISEDEQKKASEDVQKLTDKFVAEADKKCTNKEKEIMEI, encoded by the coding sequence ATGGATATAGACAGCATCCTTCTGGACGCCGAAGAACGCATGGAAAAAGCCGTTACCGCTCAGGAACGTGACTTTTCCAAGCTGCGCACTGGCCGCGCCTCCACCGCGCTGGTAGACGGCATCAAGGCCGACTACTATGGCACACCCACGCCCATCAGCCAGATGGCCTCCGTGTCTGTGCCCGACAGCCGCACAGTTGCCATCCAGCCTTGGGACAAGGGCGGCATTTCAATCATTGAAAAGGCCATTCTCAAGTCTGACCTGGGCCTTACGCCCGTGAACGATGGCAAGCTCATCCGCATCATGCTGCCGCCGCTCACCGAAGACCGCCGCAAGGAACTGGTCAAGGTAGCCCGCAAATATACCGAAGAAGCCAAGGTGGCGGTTCGCAACGTGCGTCGCGACGCCAACGACAGCCTTAAAAAGCTGGAAAAAGACAAGGCCATCAGCGAAGACGAACAGAAGAAGGCTTCTGAAGACGTGCAAAAGCTGACGGACAAGTTTGTGGCCGAAGCCGACAAGAAATGCACGAACAAAGAAAAAGAAATTATGGAAATCTAG
- a CDS encoding AzlC family ABC transporter permease yields MSGISSASPLAEGLRRALPIVLGYLPVGFAFGVLAVKNNISPSLAVAMSVLMFSGSGQFVFAGMWGAGASALSIIAAVFIVNLRYLLQSAAESPWLTGLPRMQRFLLGLGLTDETFAVHVTAFQNGWQRSLTTLFVCNHTAQLGWVSGAAIGAFCGELVSDVKPLGLDYALTAMFLALLVPQCVSRLHVLVALFTTVLSISLKAAGMTQWNIAVATVLGASLGTWLLLRKARCEGAPCDLAANGHTPTRNSAANMGTACTEEAE; encoded by the coding sequence ATGTCTGGCATTTCTTCCGCTTCCCCCCTGGCGGAGGGCCTGCGGCGCGCACTGCCCATCGTACTGGGCTACCTGCCCGTGGGCTTCGCGTTTGGGGTTCTTGCAGTCAAAAACAATATATCTCCGTCACTGGCAGTCGCCATGTCTGTGCTCATGTTTTCCGGTTCCGGACAGTTTGTCTTTGCCGGAATGTGGGGCGCTGGCGCAAGCGCGCTTTCCATCATTGCGGCGGTGTTTATTGTAAACCTGCGCTACCTGCTGCAATCGGCCGCAGAGTCCCCCTGGCTTACGGGCCTGCCGCGCATGCAGCGCTTTTTGCTGGGGCTGGGCCTCACGGACGAAACCTTTGCCGTACACGTAACGGCCTTTCAGAACGGCTGGCAGCGCAGCCTCACCACGCTTTTTGTGTGCAACCACACTGCCCAGCTCGGCTGGGTTTCTGGCGCAGCCATTGGGGCCTTTTGCGGCGAACTGGTCAGCGACGTCAAACCCCTTGGGCTGGATTATGCCCTCACAGCCATGTTTCTTGCCCTGCTGGTGCCGCAGTGCGTCAGCCGCCTGCATGTGCTGGTGGCGCTGTTCACCACGGTGCTTTCCATCAGCCTCAAGGCTGCTGGTATGACCCAGTGGAACATTGCCGTGGCAACCGTACTTGGGGCCAGCCTTGGCACGTGGCTTTTGCTGCGCAAGGCCCGCTGTGAGGGAGCGCCCTGCGACCTTGCAGCCAATGGGCACACCCCGACCCGCAACAGCGCCGCAAATATGGGCACAGCCTGCACAGAGGAGGCAGAATAA
- the pyrH gene encoding UMP kinase: MPTLKYKRVLLKLSGEALAGENKTGIDPATVATICREIGTVLEMGVEMALVIGGGNIFRGLSGSAKGMERSSADYMGMLATVLNALAVQDMLEKLGYPTRVLSAITMQEVCEPFIRRRALRHMEKGRVVICAAGTGNPYFTTDTTAALRGMELKCDAIIKATKVDGIYDKDPAKYPDAVKFDSITYDETLARHLGVMDATAFALVRDNNVPIIVCRMFGGDICRAVTGETVGTIVQN; the protein is encoded by the coding sequence ATGCCCACACTGAAATACAAGCGCGTGCTGCTCAAGCTGAGCGGCGAGGCCCTGGCCGGTGAAAACAAGACCGGTATCGACCCTGCAACCGTAGCCACCATCTGCCGCGAAATCGGCACCGTGCTCGAAATGGGCGTCGAAATGGCCCTTGTGATTGGCGGGGGCAATATTTTTCGCGGGCTTTCCGGCTCGGCCAAGGGTATGGAACGCTCGTCTGCCGATTACATGGGCATGCTCGCCACCGTGCTCAACGCCCTTGCAGTGCAGGACATGCTGGAAAAGCTGGGCTACCCCACACGTGTGCTCTCGGCCATCACCATGCAGGAAGTGTGCGAGCCCTTCATTCGCCGCCGCGCCCTGCGCCACATGGAAAAAGGCCGCGTGGTCATTTGCGCCGCCGGTACGGGCAACCCCTACTTTACCACCGACACCACCGCTGCCCTGCGCGGCATGGAACTGAAGTGCGATGCCATCATCAAGGCCACCAAGGTGGACGGCATCTACGACAAGGACCCCGCCAAATATCCCGATGCCGTCAAGTTCGACAGCATCACCTACGATGAAACCCTGGCGCGCCACCTGGGCGTCATGGACGCTACGGCCTTTGCACTTGTGCGCGACAACAACGTGCCCATCATCGTGTGCCGCATGTTCGGCGGCGACATCTGCCGCGCCGTCACCGGCGAAACCGTGGGAACCATCGTTCAGAACTAG
- a CDS encoding DUF4911 domain-containing protein, whose product MPRASNHGDCPPALRERRKPAPALPPPTHSGNLLVRLAPAHTGLFRFLLEAYDHVAYFTVLENKTALLRVIFSPHREREAREALKQIAQSLPMSVEEWP is encoded by the coding sequence ATGCCCCGGGCCAGCAACCACGGAGACTGCCCGCCAGCCCTGCGCGAGCGGCGCAAACCTGCTCCCGCACTGCCGCCCCCCACGCACAGCGGCAATCTGCTGGTGCGCCTTGCACCAGCACATACGGGCCTGTTCCGCTTTTTGCTTGAGGCCTACGACCACGTGGCCTATTTTACGGTGCTTGAAAACAAGACAGCCCTGCTGCGGGTGATTTTTTCGCCCCACCGTGAGCGTGAAGCGCGCGAGGCCCTCAAGCAGATAGCCCAGAGCCTGCCCATGAGCGTGGAGGAATGGCCCTGA